A portion of the Cyanobium sp. PCC 7001 genome contains these proteins:
- the ychF gene encoding redox-regulated ATPase YchF: MLKAGIVGLPNVGKSTLFNALVANAQAEAANYPFCTIEPNSGVVAVPDPRLQQLATISRSKEIIPTRVEFVDIAGLVKGASQGEGLGNKFLANIREVDAIVHVVRCFDDDDVIHVAGSVDPVRDAEVINLELGLADLGQVEKRRERLKKQVRTSKEAQQEDGVLERIQTVLEAGGAARTVPLTAEERSLVRPLGLLTAKPIIYASNVSEDDLAGGNAHVEAVQALAAQEGAETVRISAQVEAELIELPEEDRAEFLEGLGVSEGGLQSLIRATYALLGLRTYFTTGEKETRAWTITAGMTAPQAAGVIHTDFERGFIRAQTIGHQQLVEAGSLAEARNRGWLRSEGKDYVVAEGDVMEFLFNV; the protein is encoded by the coding sequence ATGCTCAAAGCCGGAATCGTCGGACTGCCCAACGTGGGCAAGTCGACCCTCTTCAACGCCCTGGTGGCCAACGCCCAGGCCGAGGCCGCCAATTACCCCTTCTGCACGATCGAACCCAATTCCGGGGTGGTGGCCGTGCCGGATCCGCGCCTCCAGCAGCTGGCCACGATCAGCCGCAGCAAGGAGATCATCCCCACCCGCGTGGAGTTCGTGGACATCGCCGGCCTGGTGAAGGGCGCCAGCCAGGGGGAGGGCCTGGGCAACAAGTTCCTCGCCAACATTCGTGAAGTGGACGCGATCGTGCATGTCGTGCGCTGCTTCGACGACGACGACGTGATCCATGTGGCCGGTTCGGTGGATCCGGTGCGGGATGCCGAGGTGATCAACCTGGAGCTGGGGCTGGCGGATCTGGGCCAGGTGGAGAAGCGGCGCGAGCGGCTCAAAAAGCAGGTGCGCACCAGCAAGGAGGCCCAGCAGGAGGACGGCGTGCTGGAACGCATCCAGACGGTGCTGGAGGCGGGCGGGGCGGCCCGCACCGTGCCGCTCACCGCCGAGGAACGGTCCCTGGTGCGTCCGCTGGGGCTGCTCACCGCCAAGCCGATCATCTACGCCAGCAACGTGAGTGAGGACGACCTGGCCGGAGGCAATGCCCACGTGGAAGCCGTCCAGGCCCTGGCGGCGCAGGAGGGCGCCGAGACCGTGCGCATCTCCGCCCAGGTGGAGGCGGAGCTGATCGAACTGCCGGAGGAGGATCGCGCCGAGTTCCTCGAGGGGCTGGGCGTGAGCGAAGGAGGGCTGCAGAGCCTGATCAGGGCCACCTACGCCCTGCTGGGGCTGCGCACCTACTTCACCACCGGCGAGAAGGAAACCCGCGCCTGGACCATCACCGCCGGCATGACCGCACCCCAGGCGGCCGGCGTGATCCACACCGATTTCGAGCGGGGCTTCATCCGGGCCCAGACCATCGGCCATCAGCAGCTGGTGGAGGCCGGCTCGCTGGCGGAGGCCCGCAACCGGGGCTGGTTGCGCAGCGAAGGCAAGGACTATGTGGTGGCCGAAGGAGATGTGATGGAGTTCCTGTTCAACGTGTGA
- a CDS encoding efflux RND transporter periplasmic adaptor subunit produces the protein MPRPTRPPRWWQRRRLWAGAAAAVLLLGGVTLWQRQRSAGSANLEPYTVLAKSGDLPGLVSASGELDAEKRVNVSPKRQGVLEALLVEEGDVVRAGQPLARMDSGDLADRIRELQAQLRSAQAELMRSRSELERNERLFRQQAISLSDYNTVRSTYLVDQASVEAARQRLAARRVEQADLVVRAPFSGVITQRYADPGAFVTPTTTASATAGATSSSIVELAQGLEVVAKVPESDIGRIRLGQEADVRVDAFPDRRYAAVVRRITPRAVKVNNVTSFDVILRFSREQPDLRIGMTADVNFKTGQVRAETLVPTVAIVTEEGRPGVLLVGKDRQPTFQPVELGISGGKDTQILSGLEPGTRVFIDLPPWSKKKR, from the coding sequence GTGCCGCGGCCAACCCGACCGCCGCGCTGGTGGCAGCGCCGTCGGCTGTGGGCGGGCGCCGCGGCCGCCGTGCTGCTGCTCGGCGGGGTGACGCTATGGCAGCGCCAGCGCAGCGCCGGTTCGGCGAATCTGGAGCCCTACACCGTACTGGCCAAATCGGGGGATCTTCCTGGCCTGGTGAGTGCCTCCGGCGAACTGGACGCGGAGAAGCGGGTCAATGTGAGCCCGAAGCGGCAGGGCGTGCTCGAAGCGCTGCTGGTGGAGGAGGGCGACGTGGTGCGGGCCGGCCAGCCCCTGGCGCGGATGGACAGCGGCGACCTCGCCGACCGCATCAGGGAGCTCCAGGCCCAGCTGCGGTCGGCCCAGGCCGAACTGATGCGAAGCCGCAGTGAGCTGGAGCGCAACGAAAGGCTTTTCCGCCAGCAGGCGATCAGTCTCAGCGACTACAACACCGTGCGCAGCACCTACCTGGTGGACCAGGCGTCCGTTGAGGCCGCCCGCCAGCGCCTCGCCGCCCGCCGGGTGGAGCAGGCCGACCTGGTGGTGCGGGCACCGTTCTCCGGAGTGATCACCCAGCGCTACGCCGATCCGGGTGCCTTCGTGACCCCCACCACCACCGCCTCCGCGACGGCGGGCGCCACCAGCTCCTCGATCGTGGAGCTGGCCCAGGGCCTGGAGGTGGTGGCCAAGGTGCCGGAGAGCGACATCGGCCGCATCCGCCTCGGCCAGGAGGCCGACGTGCGGGTGGACGCCTTCCCCGATCGCCGCTACGCGGCTGTGGTCAGGCGCATCACCCCCAGGGCCGTGAAGGTGAACAACGTGACCTCCTTCGATGTGATCCTCCGCTTCAGCCGCGAGCAGCCGGATCTGCGCATCGGCATGACGGCCGACGTGAACTTCAAGACGGGCCAGGTGCGGGCGGAGACCCTGGTGCCCACCGTGGCGATCGTGACGGAGGAGGGAAGGCCGGGGGTGCTGCTGGTGGGCAAGGACCGCCAGCCCACCTTCCAGCCGGTGGAACTGGGCATCAGCGGCGGCAAGGACACCCAGATCCTCTCGGGTCTGGAGCCCGGCACCCGGGTCTTCATCGACCTGCCCCCCTGGTCGAAGAAGAAGCGCTGA
- the wecB gene encoding non-hydrolyzing UDP-N-acetylglucosamine 2-epimerase has protein sequence MTEPLGRKPLVSIVLGTRPEAIKLAPVILAFQQAEDFRTRVVLTGQHREMVSQVMELFGLQADHDLALMAPQQTLTHITCAALEGLRHEFAQHRPDLVLVQGDTTTAFASALAAFYEQIPVGHVEAGLRTDNIFDPFPEEANRRLISQLALLHFAPTAQSAANCRASGVMGRILTTGNTVIDALLRMAERAPSLELEGLDWQRQRVILATVHRRENWGERLQEIGRGFLAVLDRFPDTALLLPLHRNPTVREPLQALLGDHPRAFLTEPLDYDQLVAAMRGCTLVLSDSGGLQEEAPALGKPVLVLRRTTERPEAIEAGTARLIGTASADILAEASALLTDAGAYEAMARAHNPFGDGQASGRIVEAAREFLSAP, from the coding sequence TTGACCGAGCCCCTTGGGCGCAAGCCCCTCGTGAGCATCGTGCTGGGCACCCGGCCCGAGGCGATCAAGCTGGCACCGGTGATCCTGGCCTTCCAGCAGGCGGAGGACTTCCGCACCCGGGTGGTGCTCACGGGCCAGCACCGCGAGATGGTGAGCCAGGTGATGGAGCTGTTCGGCCTCCAGGCCGATCACGATCTGGCCCTGATGGCCCCGCAGCAGACGCTCACCCACATCACCTGTGCGGCCCTGGAGGGGCTGCGGCACGAGTTCGCCCAGCACCGGCCCGATCTGGTGCTCGTGCAGGGGGACACCACCACCGCCTTCGCCTCGGCCCTGGCCGCCTTCTACGAACAGATCCCCGTGGGGCATGTGGAGGCCGGCCTCCGCACCGACAACATCTTCGATCCGTTTCCGGAGGAGGCCAACCGGCGCCTGATCTCCCAGCTGGCCCTGCTCCACTTCGCGCCCACGGCGCAGTCGGCCGCCAACTGCCGGGCCTCGGGTGTGATGGGCCGCATCCTCACCACGGGCAACACCGTGATCGATGCCCTGCTGCGCATGGCGGAGCGGGCCCCCTCCCTGGAGCTGGAGGGTCTGGACTGGCAGCGGCAGCGGGTGATCCTGGCCACGGTGCACCGGCGCGAGAACTGGGGGGAGCGCCTTCAGGAGATCGGGCGGGGCTTCCTGGCCGTGCTGGACCGCTTCCCCGACACGGCCCTGCTGCTGCCGCTGCACCGCAATCCCACGGTGCGGGAGCCGTTGCAGGCGCTGCTGGGCGATCACCCGCGCGCCTTCCTCACCGAACCCCTCGACTACGACCAGCTGGTGGCGGCGATGCGGGGCTGCACGCTGGTGCTCAGCGATTCCGGTGGCCTGCAGGAGGAGGCTCCGGCCCTCGGCAAGCCGGTGCTGGTGCTGCGCCGCACCACCGAACGGCCGGAGGCGATCGAGGCCGGCACCGCACGGCTGATCGGCACCGCCAGCGCCGACATCCTGGCGGAGGCCTCGGCCCTGCTCACCGATGCCGGGGCCTACGAGGCCATGGCCCGCGCCCACAATCCGTTCGGGGACGGGCAGGCCAGTGGCCGCATCGTGGAAGCCGCCCGGGAGTTCCTGTCCGCCCCGTAA
- a CDS encoding type IV pilus twitching motility protein PilT, whose amino-acid sequence MTTTPPFPPSPFPTSPFPSNPGVPAAVPQTGGADGVWQGEGMGPMPTSLEGIVRLANARNYSDVHVGVGEEPRYRSRGDMIRTGWPVTDQATFNDWMREMLSPAEIDAFLRDKEYDGSHAFPFVRVRINLMDSLRGPAMVLRLIPQKIATLEDLNLPDVLKELCTRPKGMILVTGPTGSGKSTTLAAMVDWINNNMSRHILTIEDPVEFVHESRQSLIRHREVGHHTKVFHNALRASLREDPDVILIGEIRDRETLATAIEASQTGHLVFGTLHTNSAIKTVERVLGMYPPSEQDSIRRSVSETLLGVIAQGLIKTTDGERAAYHDILINTDACRDYIQRAELDEIEEIMRRSRFDGMVTSNQSLQDLVEAGRVTPDDAIAQSLKPNELAQALRGRT is encoded by the coding sequence ATGACGACCACTCCGCCTTTCCCGCCGTCACCCTTCCCCACCTCGCCCTTCCCCTCCAATCCGGGCGTGCCGGCCGCCGTGCCACAGACCGGCGGCGCTGACGGGGTCTGGCAGGGCGAGGGCATGGGGCCGATGCCGACGAGCCTCGAAGGCATCGTGAGGCTGGCCAATGCCCGCAACTACTCCGACGTGCATGTGGGCGTGGGCGAGGAGCCGCGCTACCGCTCCCGTGGCGACATGATCCGCACCGGCTGGCCCGTGACCGATCAGGCCACCTTCAACGACTGGATGCGGGAGATGCTCAGCCCCGCGGAGATCGACGCCTTCCTGCGGGACAAGGAATACGACGGCTCCCACGCCTTCCCCTTCGTGCGGGTGCGGATCAACCTGATGGACTCCCTGCGGGGGCCGGCGATGGTGCTGCGTCTGATTCCGCAGAAGATCGCCACCCTGGAGGATCTGAACTTGCCGGATGTGCTGAAGGAACTCTGCACCCGGCCGAAGGGCATGATCCTGGTCACGGGGCCCACCGGTTCCGGCAAGAGCACCACGCTGGCGGCGATGGTGGACTGGATCAACAACAACATGAGCCGCCACATCCTCACCATCGAGGATCCCGTGGAATTCGTGCATGAGAGCCGCCAGTCGCTGATCCGCCACCGCGAGGTGGGCCATCACACCAAGGTGTTCCACAACGCGTTGCGGGCCTCCCTGCGGGAGGACCCCGACGTGATCCTGATCGGTGAAATCCGCGACCGCGAAACCCTCGCCACCGCGATCGAAGCCTCCCAGACCGGCCACCTGGTGTTCGGCACCCTGCACACCAACTCCGCCATCAAGACCGTGGAACGGGTGCTGGGCATGTATCCCCCCAGCGAGCAGGACAGCATCCGCCGCTCGGTGTCGGAGACCCTGCTCGGGGTGATCGCCCAGGGACTGATCAAGACCACCGATGGCGAGCGGGCGGCCTACCACGACATCCTGATCAACACCGATGCCTGCCGCGATTACATCCAGCGCGCCGAGCTCGACGAGATCGAGGAGATCATGCGGCGCAGTCGCTTCGATGGCATGGTCACCAGCAACCAGTCCCTGCAGGACCTGGTGGAGGCCGGCCGGGTGACCCCGGACGATGCGATCGCCCAGAGCCTCAAGCCGAACGAACTGGCCCAGGCCCTGCGCGGACGCACCTGA
- the tsaD gene encoding tRNA (adenosine(37)-N6)-threonylcarbamoyltransferase complex transferase subunit TsaD has protein sequence MPTVLALETSCDESAAAIVRDRTVLASAVASQVEEHARWGGVVPEIASRRHVEALPGLIARVSAESGLGPGDVDAIAATAAPGLLGALLVASVTGRTLARLHGKPFLGIHHLEGHLCSVQLGEPLPPGPYLVLLVSGGHTELIRVDGPGAYTRLGRSHDDAAGEAFDKVARLLNLGYPGGPAIQAVSAPGDPRRFPLPKGRVSRPEGGFHPYDFSFSGLKTAMLRLVRQLEQDGGPLPVADLAASFEQVVAEVLVERSCRCAVDQRLNTLVLVGGVAANRRLRGLLEDRAARDGLHWRVAPLPYCTDNAAMIAVAACERLAAGQSSPAGLGVAARWPLERAGELYGATPCF, from the coding sequence ATGCCGACGGTTCTGGCCCTCGAAACAAGTTGTGACGAGTCAGCGGCTGCGATTGTGCGGGATCGCACCGTGCTCGCCAGCGCCGTGGCCTCCCAGGTGGAGGAGCACGCCCGCTGGGGCGGCGTGGTGCCCGAGATCGCCTCCCGGCGCCACGTGGAGGCCCTGCCCGGCCTGATCGCCCGCGTCAGCGCCGAATCCGGCCTGGGGCCCGGCGATGTGGACGCCATCGCCGCCACGGCGGCGCCCGGCCTGCTGGGGGCGCTGCTGGTGGCGTCGGTCACCGGTCGCACCCTGGCGCGGCTGCACGGCAAGCCGTTTCTCGGCATCCACCACCTGGAGGGACACCTCTGCTCGGTGCAGCTCGGTGAACCCCTGCCACCCGGTCCCTATTTGGTGCTGCTGGTGAGTGGCGGTCACACCGAGCTGATCCGGGTGGATGGCCCCGGGGCCTACACCCGTCTTGGCCGCAGCCACGACGATGCGGCCGGCGAGGCCTTCGACAAGGTGGCCCGGCTCCTGAATCTGGGCTACCCCGGCGGCCCGGCGATCCAGGCCGTGTCGGCCCCCGGGGATCCCAGGCGCTTCCCTCTGCCCAAGGGACGGGTGTCCAGACCCGAGGGGGGCTTCCATCCCTACGACTTCAGCTTCAGCGGCCTGAAGACGGCGATGCTGCGGCTGGTGCGCCAGCTGGAGCAGGACGGCGGCCCCCTGCCCGTGGCCGATCTGGCGGCCAGCTTCGAGCAGGTCGTGGCGGAGGTGCTGGTGGAGCGGAGCTGCCGCTGCGCCGTGGATCAGCGGCTGAACACCCTGGTGCTGGTGGGCGGCGTGGCGGCGAACCGGCGGCTGCGGGGCCTGCTGGAGGACCGCGCCGCCCGGGACGGCCTGCACTGGCGGGTCGCGCCTCTGCCGTACTGCACCGACAATGCGGCCATGATCGCCGTGGCAGCGTGCGAGCGCCTGGCGGCCGGCCAGAGCAGCCCCGCAGGGCTGGGCGTGGCAGCCCGCTGGCCCCTGGAGCGGGCCGGAGAGCTCTATGGGGCGACACCCTGTTTCTAG
- a CDS encoding photosystem I reaction center subunit III, which produces MRRLLPRLCAVLLSAFLLFGFAPVARADASVAGLTPCAENPRFQQRAAGAETDQAKARFTVYGEALCGTDGLPHLIVDGRWSHAGDFLIPGLLFLYIAGTIGWAGRSYLIAIRGSKDATMREIQIDMPLAFKSTLSAAVWPLAALREFTDGSMIEADSKVTVSPR; this is translated from the coding sequence ATGCGACGTCTTCTCCCCCGCCTGTGCGCGGTTCTGCTCTCAGCCTTCCTGCTGTTCGGCTTCGCGCCCGTGGCCAGGGCGGACGCCTCCGTGGCCGGTCTCACCCCCTGCGCCGAAAACCCCCGCTTCCAGCAGCGGGCCGCCGGTGCAGAGACCGACCAGGCCAAGGCGCGGTTCACGGTCTACGGCGAGGCCCTCTGCGGCACTGACGGTCTGCCCCACCTGATCGTGGACGGTCGCTGGAGCCATGCCGGTGATTTCCTGATCCCGGGCCTCCTCTTCCTCTACATCGCCGGCACGATCGGCTGGGCTGGTCGCTCCTATCTGATCGCGATCCGCGGCAGCAAGGACGCCACCATGCGCGAAATCCAGATCGACATGCCCCTGGCCTTCAAATCCACCCTCTCGGCCGCGGTCTGGCCCCTGGCCGCACTGAGAGAGTTCACCGACGGATCGATGATTGAAGCCGACTCCAAAGTGACCGTCTCCCCTCGCTGA
- a CDS encoding photosystem I reaction center subunit IX: MKKFLTTAPVVAAVWFTLTAGITIEIFRFFPDLILHPPA; encoded by the coding sequence ATGAAGAAATTCCTCACCACCGCTCCCGTCGTAGCTGCCGTCTGGTTCACCCTCACAGCCGGAATCACGATCGAGATCTTCCGATTCTTCCCCGATCTGATTCTCCATCCTCCGGCCTGA
- the gmk gene encoding guanylate kinase, giving the protein MARLTVITGPSGVGKGTLVAGLVRRHPEIWVSVSATTRAPRPGEIEGETYFFLSRELFEQRVEVGGFLEWAEFAGNLYGTPRQPVEEHLAAGSPVLLEIELEGARQVRHTFPAAFQVFIKPPSFQELERRIRGRGTDSEEAIQRRLQRARVELEAEAEFDASLINDDLEASLQLLEQRLGLG; this is encoded by the coding sequence ATGGCCCGCCTCACCGTGATCACCGGACCGAGCGGGGTGGGTAAGGGCACCCTCGTGGCCGGACTGGTGCGGCGCCATCCCGAGATCTGGGTGTCCGTGTCGGCGACCACGCGGGCGCCCCGACCCGGGGAGATCGAGGGCGAAACGTATTTCTTTCTCAGCCGGGAGCTGTTCGAGCAGCGGGTGGAGGTCGGAGGCTTCCTGGAATGGGCCGAGTTCGCCGGCAATCTCTACGGCACGCCCAGGCAGCCGGTGGAGGAGCATCTGGCGGCGGGCTCTCCGGTGCTGCTGGAGATCGAGCTCGAGGGGGCCCGGCAGGTCCGCCACACCTTCCCGGCCGCCTTCCAGGTGTTCATCAAACCCCCGTCCTTCCAGGAGCTGGAACGTCGCATCCGGGGGCGTGGCACCGACAGCGAGGAGGCGATCCAGCGGCGGTTGCAGCGGGCCCGGGTGGAGCTGGAGGCCGAGGCCGAGTTCGACGCCAGCCTGATCAACGACGACCTGGAGGCATCGCTGCAGCTGCTGGAGCAGCGGCTCGGGCTGGGCTGA
- a CDS encoding NFACT family protein translates to MASLQTLDVTSLKAVLAEWRRVLLPSRLEKAQQADPGTVHLALRHLEGMQWLALSWQAEAARVHAIAPPPRQGAGSTLAQQLQHGLGGLALVEIRQSGWERVVELGFAPRPGEPPRRWLVAELMGRHSNLFLLEPDGRGGRQVVALGRQVRPRQSRLRPIATGDPYQAPPPLGGDPPDRATSQARWQQQLTLLPLPLEQALRGAYQGISPALARQLVPADWLQQPVGALRPHQWQHLWERWQAWQEAVQNERFGWIREGEGYRCWCLPGELGGPGTMAVNTGLAHYYGGWLAAQAFQRRRLQLEQHLQRLLERESAQAAGQQALLDAVPESDALQREADALLSQRQPSRTCIAAAQKLYQQARKRRRSVTSINARLDLHRERLAWLDASLTYLEQAESLEELQALGQDLEDHLPCIEGSRAAARRGQPAGRSGEPQPLELRSPSGLGLRVGRNHRQNEWIVFRQARRGDLWFHAQEQPGSHVVLRSSERMAEEADLQAAADLAAHFSRGRGNRRVPVVMVPTDQLQRIPGAAPGTVRHRGGEVVWGRPDQALSLLAAQEP, encoded by the coding sequence ATGGCGAGCCTGCAGACCCTGGATGTCACCAGCCTCAAGGCCGTGCTGGCCGAGTGGCGGCGGGTGCTGCTGCCGAGCCGGCTGGAGAAGGCGCAGCAGGCGGATCCCGGCACGGTCCATCTGGCCCTGCGACACCTGGAGGGCATGCAGTGGCTGGCCCTCAGCTGGCAGGCCGAGGCCGCCCGGGTGCACGCGATCGCGCCGCCGCCCCGGCAGGGCGCCGGCAGCACCCTGGCCCAGCAGCTGCAGCACGGCCTCGGTGGCCTCGCCCTGGTGGAGATTCGGCAGAGCGGCTGGGAGCGGGTGGTGGAGCTCGGCTTCGCCCCACGCCCGGGCGAGCCGCCCCGGCGCTGGCTGGTGGCGGAGCTCATGGGTCGCCACAGCAACCTGTTCCTGCTCGAGCCCGATGGCCGCGGCGGCCGCCAGGTGGTGGCCCTGGGCCGGCAGGTGCGGCCGCGGCAGTCGCGGCTGCGGCCGATCGCCACGGGCGATCCCTACCAAGCGCCGCCGCCGCTGGGAGGTGACCCTCCCGACCGGGCCACCTCCCAGGCCCGCTGGCAGCAGCAGCTGACCCTGCTGCCCCTGCCCCTGGAGCAGGCCCTGCGCGGGGCTTACCAGGGCATCAGCCCGGCCCTGGCCCGCCAGCTGGTGCCAGCCGACTGGCTGCAGCAGCCGGTGGGGGCGCTGCGGCCCCACCAGTGGCAGCACCTGTGGGAGCGGTGGCAGGCCTGGCAGGAGGCCGTGCAGAACGAGCGCTTCGGCTGGATCCGCGAAGGGGAGGGCTACCGCTGCTGGTGCCTGCCCGGGGAGCTGGGGGGGCCAGGCACCATGGCCGTGAATACGGGCCTGGCCCACTATTACGGCGGCTGGCTGGCCGCTCAGGCATTCCAGCGACGGCGACTGCAGCTGGAGCAGCACCTTCAGCGGCTGCTGGAACGGGAATCGGCCCAGGCCGCGGGCCAGCAGGCCCTGCTGGATGCCGTGCCGGAGAGCGATGCGCTGCAGCGGGAGGCCGATGCCCTGCTGAGCCAGCGCCAGCCCAGCCGCACCTGCATCGCCGCGGCCCAGAAGCTCTACCAGCAGGCCCGCAAGCGGCGGCGTTCCGTCACCTCCATCAACGCCCGGCTGGACCTCCATCGAGAGCGTCTGGCCTGGCTGGATGCCAGCCTCACCTACCTGGAGCAGGCCGAGAGCCTCGAGGAGCTGCAGGCCCTGGGTCAGGACCTGGAGGACCACCTCCCCTGCATCGAGGGGAGCCGGGCGGCAGCCCGGCGCGGCCAGCCAGCGGGCCGGAGCGGGGAGCCGCAGCCCCTGGAACTGCGCAGCCCCAGCGGCCTCGGACTGCGGGTGGGGCGCAACCACCGCCAGAACGAGTGGATCGTGTTCCGGCAGGCACGGCGGGGTGATCTGTGGTTCCACGCCCAGGAGCAGCCCGGCAGCCACGTGGTGCTGCGCAGTTCGGAGCGGATGGCCGAGGAGGCCGATCTGCAGGCGGCGGCGGATCTGGCCGCCCATTTCAGCCGTGGGCGCGGCAACCGCAGGGTGCCGGTGGTGATGGTGCCCACCGACCAGCTGCAACGGATTCCAGGGGCGGCTCCCGGCACGGTGCGCCACCGGGGCGGCGAGGTGGTGTGGGGCCGCCCTGATCAGGCTCTTAGCCTGCTGGCCGCACAGGAGCCATGA
- the tatC gene encoding twin-arginine translocase subunit TatC yields the protein MTDSAREDPSGLEPPPPIRIGRISAMEERPPSPGDEFPGEVEMSLVDHLEELRRRILRSLLALLVGAALCLAFVKPLVRLLEVPADGIRFLQLAPGEFLFVSLKVAGYAGLTLALPYMLYEGLAFVLPGLTRRERRLVAPAVAGSAVLFAAGLAFAWWALVPAALRFLVSYGADVVEPSWSIERYLDFVLLLMVATALAFQLPVLQLLLGALGLVRARTMLAAWRWVVLLAALGGAVLTPSTDPVTMLLLTGAITGLYLAGVGMVALAERLRG from the coding sequence ATGACCGACAGCGCCCGCGAGGACCCTTCAGGCCTGGAGCCGCCGCCGCCGATCCGGATCGGGCGGATCTCCGCCATGGAGGAGCGTCCGCCCAGCCCCGGCGACGAGTTCCCGGGCGAGGTGGAGATGAGCCTGGTGGACCATCTCGAGGAGCTGCGCCGCCGCATCCTGCGCAGCCTGCTGGCCCTGCTGGTGGGGGCGGCCCTGTGCCTGGCCTTCGTGAAGCCGCTGGTGCGCCTGCTGGAGGTGCCGGCCGATGGCATCCGCTTCCTGCAGCTCGCCCCCGGCGAGTTCCTGTTCGTCTCCCTCAAGGTGGCCGGCTATGCCGGTCTCACCCTCGCCCTCCCCTACATGCTCTACGAGGGGCTGGCCTTCGTGCTGCCGGGCCTGACCCGGCGGGAGCGGCGCCTGGTGGCGCCAGCCGTGGCAGGGTCGGCCGTGCTGTTCGCCGCGGGCCTGGCCTTCGCCTGGTGGGCCCTGGTTCCGGCGGCCCTGCGCTTCCTGGTGAGCTACGGCGCCGACGTGGTGGAGCCGAGCTGGTCGATCGAGCGCTACCTCGATTTCGTGCTGCTGCTGATGGTGGCCACCGCCCTGGCCTTCCAGCTGCCGGTGCTGCAATTGCTGCTGGGAGCCCTCGGCCTGGTGCGGGCCCGGACCATGCTCGCGGCCTGGCGCTGGGTGGTGCTGCTGGCGGCCCTGGGAGGAGCGGTGCTCACCCCCTCCACCGACCCGGTGACCATGCTGCTGCTCACCGGCGCCATCACGGGGCTCTATCTAGCGGGTGTGGGGATGGTGGCCCTGGCCGAGCGGCTGCGCGGCTAG
- a CDS encoding DUF3067 family protein → MDSSPPLTAEELLALLRRRWQASYDIQLVQRRGRLYLQVMWAYLEQQSFPLSPDEYTAKLDQMVGLLNGLGVAAQVRRWLETTNDKPRLGRALGLPLELPPERLSEFLL, encoded by the coding sequence GTGGATTCCTCCCCCCCGCTCACCGCCGAGGAGCTGCTCGCCCTGCTGCGCCGCCGCTGGCAGGCCAGCTACGACATCCAGCTGGTGCAGCGTCGCGGTCGCCTGTATCTGCAGGTGATGTGGGCCTACCTCGAGCAGCAGTCCTTCCCGCTCTCCCCCGACGAGTACACCGCCAAGCTGGACCAGATGGTCGGGCTGCTGAATGGCCTCGGGGTGGCGGCCCAGGTGCGCCGCTGGCTGGAGACCACCAACGACAAACCGCGGCTGGGTCGGGCTCTGGGCCTGCCGCTGGAGCTGCCGCCCGAGAGGCTGAGCGAGTTCCTGCTCTAG
- the petC gene encoding cytochrome b6-f complex iron-sulfur subunit, with protein MTQMPASASSGDVPGMGRRQFMNLLTFGSVTGVALGALYPVVNYFIPPKAAGSGGGTAAKDELGNPVTANGWLGSHKEGDRSLVQGLKGDPTYLIVEGDDAIGSYGINAICTHLGCVVPWNSGQNKFICPCHGSQYDATGKVVRGPAPLSLALAHVSVENDNVFLSQWTETDFRNGDKPWWV; from the coding sequence ATGACCCAGATGCCAGCGAGCGCTTCGAGCGGTGATGTGCCCGGAATGGGTCGTCGGCAGTTCATGAACCTGCTGACCTTCGGGTCGGTCACCGGGGTGGCGCTGGGGGCGCTCTACCCGGTGGTGAACTACTTCATCCCGCCCAAGGCCGCTGGCAGTGGCGGCGGCACCGCCGCCAAGGACGAACTGGGCAATCCGGTGACGGCCAACGGCTGGCTGGGCAGCCACAAGGAGGGCGACCGCAGCCTCGTGCAGGGCCTCAAGGGCGACCCCACCTACCTGATCGTCGAGGGCGACGACGCCATCGGCAGCTACGGCATCAATGCCATCTGCACCCACCTGGGCTGCGTGGTGCCCTGGAACAGCGGCCAGAACAAGTTCATCTGCCCCTGCCACGGTTCCCAGTACGACGCCACTGGCAAGGTGGTGCGCGGCCCGGCGCCCCTCTCCCTGGCCCTGGCCCACGTGTCGGTCGAGAACGACAACGTGTTCCTGAGCCAGTGGACCGAAACCGACTTCCGCAACGGCGACAAGCCCTGGTGGGTCTGA